In the Heteronotia binoei isolate CCM8104 ecotype False Entrance Well chromosome 13, APGP_CSIRO_Hbin_v1, whole genome shotgun sequence genome, one interval contains:
- the KCNJ2 gene encoding inward rectifier potassium channel 2, which produces MGSVRTNRYSIVSSEEDGMKLATMAVANGFGNGKSKVHTRQQCRSRFVKKDGHCNVQFINVGEKGQRYLADIFTTCVDIRWRWMLLVFCLAFILSWLFFGCVFWLIALLHGDLERTERLCVSEVRSFTAAFLFSIETQTTIGYGFRCVTDECPIAVFMVVFQSIVGCIIDAFIIGAVMAKMAKPKKRNETLIFSHNAVIAMRDGKLCLMWRVGNLRKSHLVEAHVRAQLLKSRITTEGEYIPLDQIDINVGFDSGIDRIFLVSPITIVHEIDEESPLYDLSKQDMENADFEIVVILEGMVEATAMTTQCRSSYLANEILWGHRYEPVLFEEKNYYKVDYSRFHKTYEVPNTPLCSARDLAEKKYILSNANSFCYENEVVLTGKEEDDSDNGVPESTSTDTHPDTDHHSQTGVPLEPRPLRRESEI; this is translated from the coding sequence ATGGGCAGCGTGCGAACCAACCGCTACAGCATAGTTTCCTCAGAGGAGGACGGAATGAAGCTGGCAACGATGGCTGTTGCCAATGGCTTTGGAAATGGGAAGAGCAAGGTGCACACCAGGCAGCAGTGCAGGAGCCGGTTTGTCAAGAAAGATGGCCATTGCAATGTCCAGTTTATTaatgtgggtgaaaaaggacAACGCTACCTAGCAGACATCTTTACCACCTGTGTGGACATCCGCTGGAGATGGATGCTACTTGTCTTCTGTCTTGCTTTCATCCTCTCATGGCTATTTTTTGGTTGTGTGTTTTGGTTGATTGCCTTATTGCATGGCGACCTAGAAAGAACAGAAAGACTTTGTGTCTCCGAAGTGCGTAGCTTCACTGCAGCCTTCCTTTTCTCCATCGAAACACAGACAACAATTGGATATGGCTTTAGGTGTGTCACAGATGAGTGTCCCATTGCAGTCTTCATGGTGGTTTTCCAGTCGATTGTTGGTTGCATCATTGATGCCTTCATCATTGGTGCTGTCATGGCTAAGATGGCTAAACCAAAAAAGAGAAATGAAACTCTCATCTTCAGCCACAATGCTGTAATAGCCATGAGGGATGGGAAACTGTGCTTGATGTGGCGGGTTGGAAATCTGCGCAAAAGCCACTTGGTGGAAGCACATGTCAGAGCCCAACTCCTCAAATCTCGGATCACTACTGAAGGAGAATACATTCCTCTAGATCAAATCGACATCAATGTTGGTTTTGACAGTGGAATAGATCGCATATTTTTGGTCTCACCCATTACAATTGTACATGAAATAGATGAAGAAAGCCCTTTGTATGACTTAAGTAAACAAGATATGGAGAATGCAGACTTTGAAATTGTAGTAATATTAGAAGGCATGGTGGAAGCTACTGCCATGACGACCCAGTGCCGTAGCTCATATCTGGCAAATGAAATCCTCTGGGGCCACCGTTATGAGCCTGTACTATTTGAAGAGAAAAACTACTATAAAGTAGACTACTCCAGGTTCCACAAAACATATGAAGTGCCGAACACACCCCTTTGTAGTGCCAGAGACTTAGCAGAAAAGAAATACATCCTTTCAAATGCAAATTCATTTTGCTATGAGAATGAAGTGGTCTTGAcaggcaaagaagaagatgacagtgACAATGGGGTGCCTGAGAGCACAAGTACGGATACCCATCCAGACACAGACCACCACAGTCAGACAGGGGTGCCCCTAGAACCTAGGCCTTTAAGACGAGAATCTGAAATATGA